Genomic window (Salvelinus namaycush isolate Seneca chromosome 10, SaNama_1.0, whole genome shotgun sequence):
ttcagtttattttagtaaatactttctcaacactttttttcttaaaactgcattattggttaagggcttgtaagtaagcattttactgtaaggtctgcaACTGTTGTATTCGGATCACAGgaaaaataaaatttgatttgatttggagtcgtgcttggccacgcagtcgtgggtgaacagggagtacaggaggggactaagcacgcacccctgagggctcccatgttgaggatcagggtggcagatgtgttgttgcctaccctcaccacctgggggcagcccatcaggaagaccaggatccagttgaagagggaggtgcttagttccagggtccttagcatagtgatgagctttgtgggcactatgatgttgaacgctaagctgtagtcaatgaacagcacgtgggaaagggcagtttggagtgaaattgagattgcatcatctatggatctgttggggcggtatgcgaattggagtgggtctagggtttccaggatgatggtgttgatgtgagccatgaccagcctttcaaagcacttcatcgcGACtgacggtagtcatttaggcaggttacctttgcttccttgggcacagggactatggtggtctgcttgaaacatgtaggtatttaCTGTCTTGGTCAgtgagagattgaaaatgtcagtgaagacacttgccagttggtccgcgcctGCACTGAGGACACATCATAGTAATCcttctggccccgcggccttgtgaatatttacctgtttaaaggtcttgctcacatcggctacggagagcgtgatcacacagtcgtccggaacagctggtgccaTCATGCTGTGTGTGCGGAATGGAGGCTGCCTGCACGCGTTGACAGCGAGTGCGAGGCGAGCTGATTAATAAGACGAAGAAGAAGCGGTAACTACATATGAGGACACCAAGGTCCGGACATTGGTATTTTTTCCTCATTTGAAGGATGAAGTAGGAAGCTAACGTTAAACGGAGCCTACCTCAGCAGAAGCAAAAATATGCTACTAAATTTTCATAACTTTGCTTTACAGAGAGTAAGCTACTGACACAGACGTGATGTGACGCTCAgtggtgaggctgaggcaggcttcaatgcatgcaggaggaagcagagacagagcgagaggaaGCAAGcagaggttagtacagtggttcccaaacttggggtCGGACCCCAGGTGGGGTCCTCTGAGAAAATCTTTGCTAATCTTAACAAACAAGTTGGaaatgtttcaatatgaacatctccacatgGCCTATCTTCCCTATAGGTCTACATTAACATGGAAACAATACAGTTAAAAAATGTcatacatttttgtttcatcactgATGCTACATGTCAGTGTGAATTATTTATCATATTTCCCCTTTTCAGGGGTACAACATTAcaattgtatagctaataggctatgtgtttgtagatcgATTGAGGTGAATGACCCTACAGCAGCCAAGGTTATAATGGCTGGGATACAGCCCTGGGTCTGATGTCATTACACCCAGCTGTTTTTACCAACACAAGATAGTTAAATGGAAACGCACCCTAGCAGGCAATTGTTGCATCTATTTTCTATGCAAAATTCTAAATGTCGACAAAAAAAAATCACTGGACAACTTAATGCAAGCATAGCTAGTGATTGTGAAGAAGGTGGTTTTTGTGGCAATTATTTTGCAGGTGATTCATTGTACTGCCCAAACAAGAAGTCTAAGAAACTGGACATAATTGTAGGTGCGGCTGAAAGGTTTTTGGGTCCTGCAGGAATTAACAGCCGAAGCATTGCAGGTAATAGTGAATTAAGAAGTTCCCGCTTCCCAGGCCCCTGTGCCTTTGTAGAGATTTGATTTGGAAtggactgtgactgaaggagtgggatgttattttaaaatgtatattttttcttTCTATGACATCATCCCCCCAACAGTTTACTacccgtacagtaggtggcgaaATGGACATTACATTTGTGTGAACACCATTATACtagagaagaagaaagaagaTCGCACACTTACAACTTTGTGTCTGGAGTAGTAGATGCAATTTTATTAAATGACCAACAGGTGTTGATGCAGCTCTTCCCAGACAACAATTAGTATCGGGTTAGATCTTTATAGAAGTCTGTGGGATAATACTACTTGCCCCATATATCAACAGTAATTGACCTACAGTAGGTGTAAACTGTTATGTGATTTATTTATTGAGGAAGACCAGTAGCTTCAGTGCAACTAAAACTATATCATTGGTAACTGAATGAAGCATTGACCTTGAATGTCCTTAGTAGGTCATCAACCGAAATGCATCTGTCACATAAATGCTCAATTGAGGTAGAATTTGGTCTTAACAAAATATCCAGCATCAGATTACCCTACCTCCAAAAATATAACCATATCCTGCTGTATCTGTGGTTTAAGGGCAACTTGTCGACTCTATTTGGCATACTGCCCATACTGTATATGTTTCACAACCTAAAAATATAATTATTagagttgctacatccattttattttaaattaatactatgtacccattgatttttgaagaatataacttataaatgcctcatgagcttagttcaactgtcataccccatcagaacccaaaatataagctccaatgtttgtaaacaatgtaaacaaacactgtatagcctcaaaacatttttaaaactaTAAttctgatatcatggatggtctaTGACCTTAAGAATGGCCatatttctccaggcccatccctcagctttgtACCAAAACAGAGGCAGTGAGACCActtgtttcaattaaggactcTAGCTTTAAAGGTAAAATAGAATGTTGGGGAAAGAAGGTAAACAATTTCATAGTTACAGTTTCCTTGTAAGCTAACCACATTGTGGTTTTAGTGGTATTTTCAGAGACTGTCTTTTCAACAGTTCTGGGTGTGTTGTTGACACCTAAGGATGCGGTTATTTTCTATTTAATTTTTTGTAGCATCACTAGATTGAGCAGATTTTCAGATTGATCATCTTTGTGTGCTGGGTTTCACAAAGCTCTCACCCCAACATTAATTAATTCAggactatctgtaatcatggtagcatccacaataatgtagaagtgttcagaaacctattcttatttacaataatagTGACCTCAATATTACACTACATTATTCACCATTTAGTTCCTATTggacacaaaataatctgaaaaacaaccaaaagaaacagaaaatgcatccaacaagtttggagagtgctaggaatatgggaccaaatactaaactttttactactttaatacactaaatacttatgacaccttcaaatgggggggggggggactagatATATAAAGttctttcatttctaaatggtaaaacagatatgtatgaaaatatcctcaaataaaaggtgacattctgtactgtcgcctcatacAAAACAtctgatctcaaatccaaaatgctggaatGTAGAGCCAGCAAATGGGATGGTGTTTCTTTTTTATCAGTAGTGATATTTTTGACTACTGAGTGTGTGATGTCTTTAGCCACTTATGGTAAGTGGTTGGGGCCCACTGGGTAGACCAAGTAGGTCTTTATGGCAGGAGTATGGTCTGGCACGGCTGGGTGAAGTGATGTGTGAAACCATAGCTGTACCTCTGTAGTAGAGAAACCAAAGGGAGGGTCCCTTTACAGATCTGATCAGAAGGTTCCTGTTTTCTTCATGTCATTATTCTTTTTTGCTGAGAGGTCTGCAGGCTctagtcctgcaggctctagttttatcttaaattgattactgtccagtcatatggtcaagtgttgcaaagaaggacctagttaagctgcagccgGCCCaaaacagagcggcacgttttgctcttcattgtaatcagagggctgatatcagtactatgcatgccagtctctcttggctaagagttgaggaaagactgactgcatcacttcttgtttttataagaaacaatgtgttggaaattccaaattgtttgcatagtcaacatTCAGACCcagaagaaggcacagtgatgccgaaacattggtaatttacccaataaattactgggagtttatatatagagTGCGTGACTATTTTTATAGCTTATAGTTTATtcgccattagtcagcacctctacataaaataattttctctgggtgtgcgccagctcatgttttttaataGTTAacatacacacagcactgacacacacttaccccaccagaaaTGCCACCAGGGgtattttcacagtccccaggttcaGAACAAaaaggaaacgtacagtattatacagagccatgagtgcatggaactcccttccatcttacatagtgcaagtgaacagcaaacctggtttaaaaaaacaaataaagcaacacctctaCCCCATGTGACCTATTTGTTGTGtttatgtactgacatgtatgtgtaactgatagatacacacacacacactacatgttcatgtttttaaattAATGTAAATTGTCAATTCTTTTGTCTGTGTtgtctttttcgttatgtgtcggaccccagtaagactagatATTGCCATTGGAGTCGGCTTATGGGAATccaaaaatacagttgaagtcggaagtttacatacaccttagccaatgcatttaaactcagtttcacaattcctgacatttaatccaagtaaaaatctcctgtcttaggtcagttaggatcaccactttattttaagaatgtgaaatgtcagaataatagtagagagaatgatttacttcagcttttatttctttcatcacattcccagtgggtcagaagtttacatacactcagttagtatttggtagcattgcctttaaattgttcaacttgggtcaaacgtttcgggtagccttccacaagcttcccacaataagttgggtgaattttggcccattcctcctgacagagctggtgtaactgagtcaggtttgtaggcctccttgctcgcacacgctttttcagttctgcccacaaattttctataggattgaggtcagggttttgtgatggccactccaatactccaataccttgactttgttgtccttaagccattatgTCACAacttatgcttggggtcattgtccatttggaagacccatttgcgaccaagctttaacttcctgtctgatgtcttgagatgttgcttcaatatatccacatcattttccatcctcatgatgccatctattttgtgaagtacaccagtccctcctgcagcaaagcacccccacaacatgatgctgccacccccgtgcttcacggttgggatggtgttcttcggcttgcaagcttccccctttttcctccaaacataacgatggtcattatggccaaacagttctatttttgtttcatcagaccagaggacatttctccaaaaagtacgatctttgtccccatgtgcagttgcaaaccatagtctggcttttttatggcggttttggagtagtggcttcttccttgctgagcggcctttcaggttatgtcgatataggactcgttttactgtggatatagatacttttgaacccatttcctccagcatcttcacaaggtcctttgctgttgttctgggattgatttgcactttttgcaccaaagtacgttcatctctgagACAGAatgcgtttccttcctgagcggtatgacggctgcgtggtccagtggtgtttatacttgcctactattgtttgtacagatgaacatagtaccttcaggtgtttggaaattgctcccaaggatgaaccagacttgtggaggtctacaattttttttctgaggtcttggctgatttcttttgatttccccatgatgttaagcaaagaggcactgagtttgaaggtaggccttgaaatacatccacaggtacacctccaagtgactcaaatgatgtcaattagcctatcagaagcttctaaagccatgacataattttctgtaaacttctgacccactggaattgtgatacagtgagttataagtgaaataatctgtctgtaaacaattgttggaaaaattacttgtgttatgcacaaagtagatgttctaaccgacttgccaaaactatagtgtgttaacaagacatttgtggagtggttgaaaaacaagttttaatgactccaacctaagtgtatgtaaatttacgacttcaactgtaaatactgGCCTGATGCCCTCCTAGTAGAAAAAGTATCTTGCAACACATCCTAGAAAACATCATGGTTCAACCACTTCGACATACATGTACCATGAAAACATTATGAAAGTCTCTTCCCGTAATCATCATGGGGCAACTTGAGCAATAGGATTAAAATATTGCAGCGGTCAAAAGTAGGGCGCAAGTAGTGGATGGGAAAAGTGTTTACATCAGTGAGATTAAGTCTGACCTTGACATGTGGAAAATTACAGGGGGGGAAATATATAGaatgtatatatttaaaaaacaaaattgTGGTAACCTTATGCAAGTGTGGATTAGGCTATATCTATTTAGCAATTAACACGTTGATTGGGTGGCATCCATCTATGAATAATCACGTTCTGAAGCATTTCACAATTGGTGTGTTTTCTTTTGGCCAGTGATGAAACACCCCATCAGTGTCAATAACCTCTTGCTTCTCATGTGTGTGTTGGTCGCTTTGGGTGTGGTGCCATGTGAGTAACCTTCTGAGTGTAGGGCTTCCTTCCTCATTGCTTCTATAGAGTAGAACACATCTGCACTACCAGCCCACACAGGGGATGGCTGTCCACACACCGCATCACCACCAACAGCATCTCTGCGCCAGTAAGTAACATTTGTTCTTCAAGTGTTTATTGTGTTAAAATCAAAAGGATACAACATTTGTCGTGATGTGTTAGCCTATTCATATGAAATTATACAATTAGATAATGATTGGGATGGAGAGCCAGGTGTATAGTCACATTTAACTGTAGCAGTAAATATGCAAAGCATTTGCGGTCATGTACAAGCTTTTGCTCCCATGCAACAAATTGTAACACTAATTATTCCTAAAAGAACATTTAGAAATGTAAAGGGAAATTGTATTATAAAATCTAAAAATGAACAGAAGTTATAAATGTAATAAGGTACTTTTTATTTCACTCCAGAGGGGAAAACAGTTCATACTTTGCAATTTTGGGAGAATGGGATGATGTTTTTCAGTCGTTACTACTAACAGGGATTTGGAAATAGTTGTTTTCAAACTTTCAAAGATGTTGACTTCACGTGCAGATTTAAATCCCCTTCCTGGTAACAGCTGGCTGCTCCTCTCAACTAACCACATGGTGGTTTAAATAGCACCACAAATGTCCCTAATGCCTGCTAGTGGAGGAATGCAGTTTTATGATGAGAATCCATGTCAGTCAACTGACAAAATGTCTTATCTCACTGTCTAAACATTTGTTGTATTTTGGgggatttctttcagcttttcaCAATACATTTATAAGCAATGCAATTTGACCAAAAAACACATTATTTTCATTACCTGCAGTTCATGCACTACAAACATCTTAGAACTTATTATCGCATATCAGACATCTTTTCATATCAAACATCTTCCTGTGTTTGCTAGGTGGGTTGTGAGACCGCAGAGCTCCAGTGGAGAGACTGTTTTAGCCTGAGTCTAAGCCCACATCAGGAGTTCTACACTCACCCAAGTCCTGCCTTGTCCAGCCCGACCCAGCCATTTTCTGACTTGCCAAGCCCTTCACAACCCAGCCATGGATGccctgtcctccctgagctcctCAACCTCCTGCTCTCATCTGTACCTCTGGGCCAGCAACACCACCAACAGCAGCGCTATTAACATTGATGTGATCCTGGAGCACTACAACCACACAGGGCGCCTGCAGCATCGCGTGCCCCGCCAGGGTGGCCTGAGCTTGGCAGCGGCCCTCTCCCTCTTCATCAGTGTCCTCATCATCCTGGAGAACCTGCTGGTCCTAGTGGCCGTGCTCTCCCGGATCCTCCACAGCCGCCGCTGGGTCTACGTGTGCATCGCCAACATCACCCTGAGCGACCTGCTGGCCGGGGCGGCCTACGTGGTCAACATCGGGATGTCGGGCAGCCGGACATTCAGGCTGAGCCCGGCTCTGTGGCTGTTCAGGGAAGGGGTACTGTTCGTGGCCCTCGCCGCCTCCATCTTCAGCCTGCTGCTGATTGCTGTGGAGCGCTACACCACCATGATGAAGCCGCTGCACCAGAAGTCGGCCAGGAAGACGTATCGTATCTACGGCCTAGTGGCGCTGTGCTGGATCGTGGCCTTCGCCATCGGCTTCCTCCCCCTGCTGGGCTGGAACTGCGTGTGCAGCCTGGAGAGCTGCTCCACCCTGCTGCCGCTCTACTCCAAGAGCTACATCCTCTTCTCCCTGCTCATCTTCTCCCTCATCCTGCTGGCCATCGGTGTGCTCTATGGCGCCATCTACTGCCACGTGCGCAGCAGCTCCAAGGTGGGCTCCCAGCGCAGCCGCAAGCGCTCCCTGGGGCTGCTAAAGACAGTCATCTCCATCGTGGGTGTGTTCATCATTTGCTGGGGGCCTCTGTTCATCCTGCTGCTGGTGGACTTCTTCTGTGTGTCGAGGCAGTGCGCACCGCTCTTCAGCGCCGACTGGGTCATCGCCCTGGCCGTGATCAACTCGGCCCTGAACCCGGTCATCTACACCCTGGGCAGCACAGAGCTGAGGAAGGCCATCGCAGGCCTGTTGTGCTGCTGCTGCCTCAGGGCAGGCCTCTGTCACCCTGACACCTTTGTGTCCAAGGAGACCAGCAGCACTGGGAGCATCAGGCACAGCAGCCTGAGGAACAGTTTCAATAAGATCAGGAGTCTCACTGTCAGCCCCCCGCCTGCACCCAATGCCCCCAAGAAGAGCCGCCGCCTGAGCTCCACCACCACCTGCCTGTCTGTGTCGAGCGGTTAGACCACAACGGGCTGCCTGGGGCAGgcgtagctgtgtgtgtgtttgagagagagacacagagagacggagacaaagagtgtcagtggaggctcctcagagcaGGAAGGGGAGGACCTTCCTACTCAGGTAGTTTCataaaagtaaaaatataaaaaaatacaaatatcaattattaatttgtagcaAACTgcaattaaagccagactaagtcaatggcacagatggaactatccaagcagaagatctCCATCAAAAATCGAAgttaggcctcccgggtggcgcagtggtctagcaCTGCATTGcatctgtgccaccagagattctgggtttgagcaCAGGCTCTGCCGCGACCAGGAGgctcatggggcgacgcacaattggcctagcgtcgtccaggttagggagggtttggttggtagggatatccttgtctcatcgcgcactagcgactcctgtggcgggccaggcacagtgcacgctgaccaggtcggatgtgcattgtgtcaagaagcagtgtggcttggttgggttgtgttgtgtttcggaggacgcatggctctcgacctttgcctccaccgagtccatacgggagttgcagcaatgagacaagacagtaactactaccaattggataccacgaaaaggggTGGGAAAGTTTTATTTTTTAagtataacaacaacaaaaatcgaaGTTAAAGAATATGACTAAAtctaatcaaactttaaatgcaatTTAAATCAAGTTTGATTTGGTTTAGTTCTATTCGTTAAATGcaatttaaataaagtttgatttgatttagttctattctttaacttagattttggGTTGAGacggagacgtgaatccaacatattaatgACTAACGTGAagattacatttgaaatcaaccaaagcttgaaaccctaggcccatatactgtatattgtacatttttggtttgaaccctgggttgaattaaaacaatagctgttgctgactttgcaaatgctatataggcctaaatagtataATTGATGATATGGGACTTATAATGTgtggttacatttaatttgctctgttaaacctaccctttggaactactttgatagcaacagtgaatatatttagttattGAGAGGTCTCTGAATAATCACTCACAATAGCGCATTGGTAGTAGGTAATATAAAAACTAAGCTGGGTTTGGTTAAAACCATGTATTGGAGACCAAATGAATAGTTGTAGATCAACTCTCCaataggaggtgctgcccagacaTGTTTTTTCCCTGATATTGGACATtacgttgaagatctgacgttgtttcaAAAAGGTACAAATTCAATTTACTGTATTTTAAAGAAGggttgtctatgttgaaaattggttaccatgatgacataatcctgtggttgaaatttcaccctcaaaacaaaagttgattacttttttcaaatccaatgtattttccacgtaacATATACATTGACTAATTACACTGAGACAATGttaattcaaccagtttgtgcccagtggctCAAGGTGGGTATAGGGCAAATTCTAGTATCTTGTAgaagcctaaacctatcgatgttacattgagctggatgaatggaatatgaaatgacagtcatccaatacgctgaaatagaaataaggccatgctcataagaAAAAGACTGTCCTCTCAAATGTGAAAGGGCACTAACCACCgctcgtgtgtgtgcatgtgtgtgtgtgtctgtgttaccacaGAGAATGCAGTTCCTCCATTATCTAACTCCACCCAAATGTGGCCTTGATACAACCAGGTCTAACGGTTTCCTCTGCTGTTGGTTTTGTTCAATTTCTTCATTGTCTTCAGCCCAGGACCTGGTACACTGATGAAAAAGCGTCTTTGTGGTCCTCTGTTACTGTAGCAACACCAATCTGTTTCATTTTATGCATtacaaaaaaaagtttaaaaaaagttcAAACTCATTCAAGATTTATCATAAAATATGCACTATGGAAGCTGCTTTTGTTTCACTGTTTCAGCCTTAAAACAGATACTCTTTTACTGTGAAGATGGGTTTCATTGAAAGGGGTGCTTTCTTATTGTACCACTTAAATAGAACtggattaaaaacaaaaaaaatatgtatatatatttagaaAATGCAATATTATTtatacatacactgagtggacaaaacattaaggacacctgctctttccatgacataaactgaccagatgaatccaagtgaaagctatgatcccttattgatgtcacttgttaaatccacttcaatcggtgtagatgaaggggaggagacaggttaaagaacgaTTTTTAAgcaactcaatatttggaaggtgtccttaatgttttgtacactcagtgtacattgtACAGAATGGTAGTTGAATACATTTTTTCAATTGgttaaacatttattttgttcAATATTGTTTTTAAGAGTATACATTTGTTGAATGCTTTACTATTGCTGTTATTCTGAAAGAGGATTATATTTAGGTTATTTTGTACattgaaaatgtataaataaatatttgAACAGAATATGT
Coding sequences:
- the LOC120054434 gene encoding sphingosine 1-phosphate receptor 4-like; translated protein: MDALSSLSSSTSCSHLYLWASNTTNSSAINIDVILEHYNHTGRLQHRVPRQGGLSLAAALSLFISVLIILENLLVLVAVLSRILHSRRWVYVCIANITLSDLLAGAAYVVNIGMSGSRTFRLSPALWLFREGVLFVALAASIFSLLLIAVERYTTMMKPLHQKSARKTYRIYGLVALCWIVAFAIGFLPLLGWNCVCSLESCSTLLPLYSKSYILFSLLIFSLILLAIGVLYGAIYCHVRSSSKVGSQRSRKRSLGLLKTVISIVGVFIICWGPLFILLLVDFFCVSRQCAPLFSADWVIALAVINSALNPVIYTLGSTELRKAIAGLLCCCCLRAGLCHPDTFVSKETSSTGSIRHSSLRNSFNKIRSLTVSPPPAPNAPKKSRRLSSTTTCLSVSSG